The genome window atggggtgcagggcccaagcacttgggccatcctccactgcactccctggccacagcagagagctggcctggaagaggggcaaccgggacagaatccggtgccccgaccaggactagaaccccgtgtgccggtgccgcaaggcggaggattagcctagtgagccgcggcgccggccttcttggGCTTATTTTATCTGACTGAAAACGGGGAGAGTTTAAGAAAAGTCTGTTCTTATTTACCTAGCTGTTGATAAACAGGATCCAGAAGACTCAGAACAAATTAAGGCAGATCCATGTGGTgaccatttcattttctaattgtcCCCAAAGccttcaaaaatgttaaaaatgacatttgcaggctggcgccgcggctcactaggctaatcctccgccttgcggcgccggcacaccgggttctagtcccggtcagggcgccggattctgtcctggttgcccctcttccaggccagctctctgctgtggcccgggagtgcagtggaggatggcccaagtgcttgggccctgcaccccatgggagaccaggataagtacctggctcctgccatcggatcagtgcggtgcgctggccgcagcatgctggccgcggcggccattggagggtgaaccaacggcaaaggaagacctttctctctgtctctgtctctctcactgtccactctgcctgtcaaaaataaataaataaataaataaataaaagaaaaataaataaataaattttttaaaaaattaaaaattaaaaaaaatgacatttgccACTTAGACTGCCTCCAgcctccagattttttttttttttttgaatctttgCTTCGTTGTCAGACATAAATGTATATTCTTGacttaagaatatttaaaatttttaacaggcTGTGCTgacttggaatatctttttttttttttttttaaagatgtatgtatttgtttgaaggcACGAGtaacagatttttccatctgctggttcactttcccaatggccacaacagccagggctgggccaggcctaagccaggagctgggaacctcgtctgggtctcccacatagatggcagaggcaccagcacttgggccctcctctgctgctttcccagatgtattggcaggaagctggatcagaaggggagtggCTGCAAGCTGAACCAGAGCTCCCATgttgggtgctggcattgcaggagatgGCTAGtaaccctgtgtgccacaacactggcctcttgaAATACTTTTGATGGTAAAAAACaaattgacattttttaaaaaagtggtttgtgtgtgtgtgtgtgtttatttcaaaggcagagctaagagagaggagggagagacacagagaggtcttccatctgctggttcattccccaaatggctgcagtggccaagactgggccaggccaaagccaggagcctggagcttcttccaggtctttcatgtgggtccGGGtgattttccattgctttcccaggagtgttaacggagagctggttaggaagtggagcagccaggactcaaaccagcacccacatggggtgctggcattacaggagaggcttaacccactacaccaggaTGCTGGCTCCAAATTGACACTTTTAAATTATGAATTGTTTAACTGAATACACTCACAAATATGCTGTGTTATCTGTTAAAATAACACATGCTTGTTACAGAGGCTGAGACGGTATCCAGAACGCGTAAATGTACTATGTTGTTCCATTCAACCGTTGTTCTAAATCATTCGTCAGTGAATAAAGGAGGCAGGGATTGTCTTCTTGGAGATGTTCTGCCCCATATTACTTTACATAGCTCATCATTCCAGCTAGCGTTGGTGAATTAAAATAAAGCAGCGTCATGCCATTTGCAGTTTGAAAGGGTTTAAAATAGCAAGTTAGAattgtatgattttaaaaattagtaggggccggcgccatggctcacttggttaatcctctgcctgcggcgccagcatcccatatggatgccgggttctagtcccggttgctcctcttccaggccagctctctgctgtggcctgggaaggcagtggaggatggcctaagtgcttgggccctgcacccacatgggagaccaggaggaagcaccaggctcctggcttcagatcggtgcagcaccatcCGTAGCGaccgtttgggagtgaaccaatggaaggaagacctttctctctcgctctcccctctgctgtctataactctacctgtcaaaaaaaaaaaattagttaccTATGTGAGTTTTGGACAACATAGATATACACAGGAtcttcaaaaacctcatggaaaatacattatgcaaaaactatgcatggattttaactttttttttttgcaccaaaataaacttaccttttcactctatttttttccatacactttttgaagtatccttgtacttcgtaaaacttttttttttaaagagttgctGGTGGCATAGCTGCCATACCTGTTACGCTGTTGCagttttgcgtgtgtgtgtgtgtgtgtgtgtgtgtgtgtgtgttgggggtggggtggggattgaGCACCAGGAAGATGAACTTTGCTTTAAGCCTCTTTTCTGTGTTTGTAATAGTTTCttccacagtcagggctggaggagggagcACCAGGGTGTGCAGCCTTAAGACTTCATCCATCAGCCGGTGTGGGTTGGGGCGCTACCAGAGCAAACCCTGAGGGGCTGTGGCAGATGACTGCCAGCGCCTGGCGATCTGCAGCCGATGTGTCATAATCTGGAGTCATGATTAATGCCACACACATCACTGCAGAAGACGTTCAACTTATGACCCCCAAATATTTAACTGGGAATGTCTGTTGCTATGAGACAGtagcaaaatattttcagaagtcACCAAGCTTCCTCCTTTTGCTCAGAGCAGAGAAAACCTGAGTGAGAAAAGTAACAGCTAATGGGGCTACAGAGCTTCAGGAAGACAAGTAGCTGGTGGGAGTTGGAGATAGGGAAAGTCAGGTTCAGCGTTAGGACATTTAGCAACCACGGTGGGTTTGATCTAGTGGGGTTTTATGTCTGCCCAAAGTCACCTACTGTTTTCAGTTGTCAGTTTCTGCCGTCTTAGTCAGTTCTAACCTCTTCCGACAGCTGCACTCACAGCCTTTCCTATGTGAAGGTGTGATAGTTCTACCCTGAGCTCCAGGTACAAGGCCAGCTCTAAGTATGAGGCTAGCCCCAGGTTGATGAAACCCAGTGCCAGTGTTGAGGTCTggccaggctgctgcctgctgggttgggtggggcaggggtggacCTAGGAAGGACAATGACCATTGCACGTCATCCTCCCCGAGTGGAGCTGAATCAGTCCTGTGTGGCCTGCTGTAGTCAGTTTTGGGTGCTTTAATATTTAAACATGTTTCATGTTTGCATTACAAAGGTAAAATAATTGATCATGCAATGCTTTCTCAAATAACGCACAAGAATAGAGTATAAAAATGGAAGCCTCCCAGCCTGTCCACGGATGGCCCCTAAGCTTTGTTCCCCAGGGGGACAGCCAAGGGCCCTGAGTGGTTGGGGTGTGACCTGCTGACTTTTTtctacgcacacacacagaggtgatTTTGTTTTTAGGAAATGAGATCATGCTCCACAAAGTGTTTTGCAGCCTTCTGAGAAGTTCAGCAATACATCCAGGATGCTCTCCATGACGGTCACAGTGCTGTCCATTTTATTTGTCATTAACTAGTAATTCCTACTTACTGATGACATTTAAGTGTCCTTAAAAGTATGCTTTCATCTCTGACTTTCCCTTTCTCAGCTTCCCTTTGATTAGTATGTTTGACTACTTAAAATTTTATAAGCATTATGTAATGCTGAAAAGAACCCCCTTGTGATCCCATTGTTCAAAGACTGTATTTTAAATGTTGTAATACAAGTCAGCATGTTTTCATTTTGCTAGATAGTGAGGTCAAGTACTGCCAGGGTACAGGAtccaaaaagaacaaaagggTGTTAAGAGTGTCCTCAGCCCTTATCCAGGACCTTCCCCAAGGCAAACACCACCAGGTTCTTGCGCACCCTTCCAGGTGTATCCTGCCCACACACAGGGATTTCAACatgtgtggagaaatggaattagaagacaaTTTTGGTAGAGAAAAGCTGTAAGTTTGGGGCTGATGtcgtggcctagcaggtaaagctgccaccggtgatgctggcatcccacctgggcaccGGTTtatgttgcagctgctccacttcccatccagctccctgctaatggcctgggaaaactcaaggaagatggcccaagtgtttgggcccctgcacccatgtgggagacctgggtgaagctcctggctttcggccTGGCACaacgctggccattgcagccatctggggagtgaaccactctCTCTGTgaaccctctctctgtaactctttcaaaataaatagatcttaaaaaattttttttatttatctatttgggaagcagagaacagcaacagagagaaagaaagaggggcaaCTCCTGTTTACTGGGTCACTTCTTAAATGACTGCACCggctaggagctgggaatgcaatccaggtctcccatgtggaactagtcacttgagccatcactgctgcctcccagggtttgctttagcaggaagctggagtcaggacctggagccaggagccaaaccagtacactttgatgtgggatgtgggcatcttaactgttaggttaAATGGTGTTTGAGGCAAAACATTTTGAGATCCATGTATATGAGgggtctttgaaataaatacaatagaaaaactatgcatggagttcagattttttttgcaccaaaataagtttttaattccatttccccatgagctttctgaagtatgcATGCAGAAGTAGCTGCATGAATTTTACACACGTACAGTAGCAGCCTACAGTGAACCCTATTCATTAGGGTGGGGTCTCCCTTCATTGCTGGCTGACAGCATTCCTATGAATTGACACCATCATGGATTTACCCAGTCCTGTTATTATCTgggatgttttttgttttcagactGTTTCTCTGTACCTATGTCATTGTGCCCATGGGTGGGTCTATCTAGAAAAACTCACAGCAGTGTAATTGCTGGATCCAAGGGGATTAATTCTGATAGGAACTGCGAAGTGTTCTCCAGATACCAAGACCTCTCAGATCCCCCAGGCGCTGTGGGATGTGAAGGAGTTTTTCCCACTGGCACAGAGGTAGTGAGCTTTTTGATCTGCATCAGTTTCAAGGAGGAAAATAGGATCTccttgttttcatttgcatttcccttctgAGAAAGTTGCGTTATTTGACTTTCCTGGGCACTGCCTGTATCCTTTGCCCGTTTTCCCACTGGTGACTGTGGATTCCTAACTGATCGGTAGAACTGTAGATATTTAAGCTGGGCGTCCCTTTGCGTGCGATCCAAGTTACTAGTAGTTCAGTACTTTGTAAACCTACTGAAGAGGCAAGAATTTGGTTGTTTTCTTGCTTTACTGGCCTCCACTGGATAAGTGCTTCATTCCCCCAAGGGTGGGGCGGAGCCCCTGTGCAAGGCTGTACCTGCTGTGCACTGCAGAACCTGGGTGTGGTCAGTAGACCTCAGGGTGAGCGGGGAATGGCCCAGAGGCTCAGGTCTGCTAGTTGGGATCCAGAAATGAATGGTGGCTTATCTGACCTGATGTGGCACCTGGTGGCCGTGGTGGTTTTGGGGTGCCTTAGCTCGGTACCCCCGTGGGTGGGAATAGCATCAGGGATGGACCTCTCCCCCCGGATCAGAGAGGCAGGCCTCTGGATGGTGCGTGTGAACTGCTGCCACCAGACTTGTGCAGACAGAGGTCAGGTTGCTGTCTTTGCAGTAGGCACGGACAGGTCTGTACAAGGCAATGCAGGTTTTAATCACTTGAAAAAGCTAAATCTGCAACCTAAATATTTATcgagaatatattaaaaatgaaactgtgGTGGGCACTTGGCATAGCTGCTCAGATGCGTGCATTcctatcagaatgtctgggtttgatacccagctctgccttcccgctgatgcagaccctggaaggtggtggtgatggctcaagtgattgggttcttgccacccctgagggagacctggattgagttccctgctcccagctgtaggcatctgaggtgtgaaccagcaggtgggacctttACTCTGTTCctcgttctctctgtgtctccaagtgTGATGGAATAAACAGACTGCCTTCAAGTGAAAGAGTGAGATTGTGTTTACTAAGTCTTGGCAAAGCCTTCTTGGTGTGCGTCCAGAAACAAGACAAGAATGATGGATGTAAATAATGTGATGCATTATTTTGCAAGTCAGcttctttttaattctgctttctgcGAATTTGAGTTGTTGGCTAATAGATggttaaaaatagtttttgataGTAGATTGCTATTTGAATTTTGGCGTATAACTCAGAATAAGGTCAAGTAACTGAATGGCATTGTTAGAACATAATTCATTCCATTTACATGTGTATGTGAAtaagatttttcagtttttatgtaaaaaaagagAACTGGAACTGATGCCAAACCTTGTCCCATCCCGGCAATAATTACTATTCACCTTTGCATAGATGAactaattaatatatatatagatagatagataccaatctttttttaaaaaaagatttgatttatttgagaagtacagttacagagagagggagagaaagatctaacatcctctggttcactcccgaaatggcccagctcagctgtagctgagctgatctgaagccaggagccaggagcttcttcttgggtctcccacatgggtgcaggggctcaagcacttgggccatcttccactgctttcccaggcgcattagcagggagctggatcggaagcggagcagctgggacttgaaccggcacctgtgtgggctttaacccactacaccacagcaccggtgcATAGATACCATTCTTAAATATCTTGTATGTAATCATAGGAGTTTGAAAACaacttcaggggccagtgctgtggcacagtgggctaagcctcctcctgcagcaccagaatcccatatgggtactggttctagtcccagctgctcctcttctgatccagctctttgctatggcctaggaaagcagtagaagatggaccaagttcttgggcccctgcacccacgtggaagacccagaggaggctcccagcttggattggcccagctccagcctttgcagccatctggggagtgaactagcaggtggaagacctctctctgtccacctctctctgtgtctgtaattctaactctcaaataaataaaatctttaacaagaaAAAATTTCAACTTGCTAGATTTTTCTGGTATTTATATAGATTCTATTGGATACGTTTAATAGGATGATACATTTGGGTTTTGAAAGGGATTATTTGTAGTGCTCCCAGAAATTAAAAGTACATTATTTGACACCAGTTgcatttatgaagaaaaattagATGTCAGCTTTGAGAGGTGtgcagtttaaaaaatattcagaacagCAGTGTGTGAAGGACATTGCATTATAAGACATTTGCTGTGTCCAGGAAAGCAAAAACTAAGGTAAAGCAAAGTAAActcctcccagccctccctcctggTGGTTTGGAGggcacctcccacctcccacctccctccccctccacaggcctatattattattattttttaaagatttatttatttatttgaaagacagagttacagagaggcagaggcggaggcagggagagaggtcttccatccactggttcactccccagatggctgcaatggctggagcttcactgatctgaaaccaggagccaggagcttcttccaggtctcccacatgggtgcaggggcccaaggacttgggtcatcttctactgctttcccaggccataacagagagctggatgggaagtggagcagctgggtctcgaactggcacccatatgggatgccagcactgcgggcagtggctttatccgccacaccacggcactggctggccctgggcctaTATTATTTTTACAGCTTGGAAAAAGATGCTTTGTCTCATACGTCTTCAATTTTATAATGAAACGGTCTTTCACTTTCAAAGTGTCTTCTGGACAGTGATGTGTACATAAGCCTCTCTGGCAAGAATGCAGAAAACATGAACTGGAGTCTCTTTCCTGCACGCGAGTCCTCCGTGTTGGGGCAGCATTAAGCTGAACAATTAACGTGCCCACAGTTCAGCCGCACTGCCTGGCTTTgaggcccagctccacttccaggtcACTCTCTGCTCCGGcacggcagcaggtgatggatggctcaagtacttgagttcctgccacccagctgggaggggtgggctgagttcctcctcccctgtcctggctggcccagccctggctgtttagagcatctggggagtgaaccagcaaatggaagcttgctctggctcgctctctcttgctctcaccccgccccccacctcccctgccctgttactctgcctcaaaaatataaatcaaaaagaaaatacaccCTGTTTAAAAACAAGACTGAAACTGCCAGGTCAGAAGGTATGAAATTAGGTATTAACACCCTCTCACGCCCTTCAGCCCCGTTGGTGGGTGCCCGACCCCCCTCCCTAGCCCCTTGGGCCTGTAGGGGCTTCCTCTGGTTGTGGCAAACACGACTTCCCCCAGCAGCCGAGGAAGGTGCGGCGATCACCGGCCCCTGCCTGCATCACACtggctctctcttcctccctgtagGGCAGACGGGCGCCGGCAACAACTGGGCCAAGGGCCACTACACGGAGGGCGCGGAGCTGGTGGACTCGGTGCTGGACGTGGTGCGCAAGGAGTGTGAGCACTGCGACTGCCTGCAGGGCTTCCAGCTAACGCACTCGCTGGGCGGCGGCACGGGCTCGGGCATGGGCACCCTGCTCATCAGCAAGATCCGCGAGGAGTACCCCGACCGCATCATGAACACCTTCAGCGTCATGCCCTCGCCCAAGGTGTCGGACACCGTGGTGGAGCCCTACAACGCCACGCTGTCCGTGCACCAGCTGGTGGAGAACACGGACGAGACCTACTGCATCGACAACGAGGCCCTGTACGACATCTGCTTCCGCACGCTCAAGCTCACCACGCCCACCTACGGCGACCTCAACCACCTGGTGTCGGCCACCATGAGCGGCGTGACCACGTCGCTGCGCTTCCCGGGCCAGCTCAACGCCGACCTGCGCAAGCTGGCCGTGAACATGGTGCCCTTCCCGCGCCTGCACTTCTTCATGCCGGGCTTCGCGCCCctcaccagccgcggcagccagcAGTACCGCGCGCTCACCGTGCCCGAGCTCACGCAGCAGATGTTCGATGCCAGGAACATGATGGCCGCGTGCGACCCGCGCCACGGCCGCTACCTGACCGTGGCCACCGTCTTCCGCGGGCGCATGTCCATGAAGGAGGTGGACGAGCAGATGCTGGCCATCCAGAACAAGAACAGCAGCTACTTCGTGGAGTGGATCCCCAATAACGTCAAGGTGGCCGTGTGCGACATCCCGCCGCGCGGCCTCAAGATGGCCTCCACCTTCATCGGCAACAGCACGGCCATCCAGGAGCTGTTCAAGCGCATCTCCGAGCAGTTCTCCGCCATGTTCCGGCGCAAGGCCTTCCTGCACTGGTTCACGGGCGAGGGCATGGACGAGATGGAGTTCACCGAGGCCGAGAGCAACATGAACGACCTGGTGTCCGAGTACCAGCAGTACCAGGACGCCACGGCCAACGACGGCGAGGAGGCCTTCGAGGACGACGAGGAGGAGATCAACGAGTAGGGCAGCTGCGCCCGAGGCCCGGCAGTGCAAGCCGCTTCGTTCAACCCCAGGCGGCCTGTGCTGCGGCTGCCCCGTGGTGCACTGATCTTGGGGTGTTGGTGTGGGCCCCTTGCGGCAGCGGCAAAGCCGTATTCCCAGCCATCTGGAATAAGGAAACGTACTTGACCACCGTCCAACCCAGTCACGTTTGGTGCTGGACGACTTGAAAGAAACAAACCAGGGGGCCACAAGAGCTAATGAGAGAAGTGTCACCTTCCACTGGGTGTCCAGCCACCTCTGAGAATCAGCAGGGGAGttagaaacagtattttttttttcatcctttgtGATGAAAACTGAAGCTGTGCAGTGTTGCCTTATTTGAGTATGCAGTATGGAACTTTGAAACAATCCATTCATAATAAAATGCTCAACTTGTGCCTTGGtcctctccagcctcctgcttccTTGACAAGCTACTTTGTGTAGTTATAGGCAGGTCCAATCACTGAgcttcgccccccccccccattcactAAAAAAGAGCTTTTGCTTTAAGAACTTTTCTTAAAAGGTCAGCTTTATTAGAGGTGGCAGCCAGTTCTCTGAGCCCCCAAGTTTGCAAGCATAAGGAATTGGCCTTCTTCCCCTTTGCAGCCACCACACAGTCCTTTtgctgggtcagggccagggcctgggcaggagaACCCCAGTGTTCTTGCAGAAAGGGCCCCAGGAAGCACGGCCAGCCTTacagacagggctggggtgggctgctGGCGTCCCGCCTGGCGTGGAGGCTGAAGGGCTCTTTTCTGTGATTAGTTCATCCCCGGTCTATGGCTTTCACAACCAGTCACACCCGTGACAGGTCCCTCAGAGTCAGACCCCACAACACATGACCAAGTTGCTGTTCCCCAGTGCCTCTGGTCTAACTCACCTATCCTCTGGGAGTTAGCTGTGAACTTTCAAGAATGAGCATGGCACGTGGCTTCCAGTGGGGAAGCTGTGCTCCCTGTATCCATCTGGGACCCTGCATAACCATGTTGGGCAGAGCCACTCATTTTTGTTGCACAGGGAGCAACAGACAAATGAAACTTGGTCATCTGGAGCCGCTGAGTTAGGGTTACCCACGTAACCAGAACACCATGCTCCACAACCCTAGGTCTTACGTTCAGTAACTACGGACAGACACAAAATTTACCAGTTACCATAGCAGCATGACTAGAGATAAACAAGGCCTCATTTTACAGAAATCTGAACTATTCTGTGAGACTACAGTAAAAAGGAACCTCTTAGCAGCCTACCCTCCACCCCCGTCTATCCTGGAAATAGGCTGTTTGATCTTGGAGGAGAGAACAAGATGTGTGCAcgggcacctgctgtgggccaggcttCACCTGGTACCCGGTGGCCAAGTAGCCCTCACCACACCCCTGGTGCAGACAGGAAGGAAACAGGCAGGGCTGAGTAGCTGATCCAGGCCAGGCTGGCTGGCTaaggcccagggcccaggtgtgGCTTCCCTCACCGGAGATGCAAGGGTGCCAGGTTCTACCTCACTGACCATCCATAGGCAGCCttgtcagcttcctgctgactcaCTGTTGGTCCCACTCACCCCCAGGAGGTACACGGCCAAAGCCTGCCAGAACTTGGCACATGCTGATGCCTCTCCTTGCAGTGGCTCCAGTAAACAGAGAGCGTTTCCCAGTGGTCTGCTgcttgtgtggggagcagcacTCAACACCCTTGGGCCTTACAGCCTTCAAACGATGCTCCCCTGAGCTCCCTTGGAGCATGTGGTGAGGAGACGGGGAGGTAGGCGGGTTACTGCTCAGTCACTGCCTCAGGGAGGCTCCCATTCTGCTAATGCTGGATTTGTGGACTCCACACAGTTGCTTCTCAGGCCCATCAAGGCACCCTCAGGCCATGGGGAAGAGTGGCCACACATGGAGCATGTGTGGCCTGGGCTGCCCCTTGCCCTTGTCTTGGAGCCACTTCAGAGGTGCCACTGGATTCTGGGTCTTCAATCTGAAGCCGCTGTCCCCAGCACAGCAGCAGCACACAGGCAAGGTGCTATagcattaaatgagaaaatactgGGCCAGCATCTTGCACAGCAAGTTGGGCTGCCAGCTGCAAtgcgggtgccagtttgagtcccagctgctccacctccaatccagctccctggtgttcctgggagggcagcagaggatgatccaggtacttggacccctccacatgggagacccagttggagttccaagctccaggcttcagtctggcccagtcccagctgttgtgttcatctcaggagtaaaccagtggatggaagacctgtctctcccttttcctgtaactctgcctttaacataaataaagctcaggaaagaaaaaaaaaaaaaaaaaaggtaaatactTAGAAATGCCAGAGTGTCTGCACCTGAAGCCTCCGGGCCGGCTCTGGCTTTTGCGGAAACTCACACAAACTCCCTCTTCACAGAGCACTGCAGCAGTGAGCGAGACCACGCCCGTGAGGTCCTAGAGATCCAGATGCACGGTCCCTTCTCGGAAACGTCGGCGATGGCTAGGAACGGTCAGCCGGGCCCACTCGGGCCACATGCTGACTTCCAGGCCCACTGTGTCACCACTACTGGGGCAAGACAGGTGTGGGGAAGACCTGGCAGAAGGGGCGGTCACGGATTCTCACGGTGACCAAGCCTTGAGACCAACACACTCCACGCCCAGAGCCCAGCAGACACGTGGGACAGGTGAACACAGGTTACCAGTCCCCATGGGAGCTGAGAACTGGCAACTGAGGCTTGGAAGGATTCCTAACTTCTTACCGTTACGTTTTCTAAAATATCCCACCAATGAACAGCAattcttttttcagaaaaaaaagtacagtgtTCACATTTTATTTCTGCTGTAAAGAAGCCGTATTTACACAatacaatcatttttaaatatgttacaGCTTTCTGTAGAAAACCATTCCATTAAAACAGCAACAAGTAATCTGGattcaatctttaaaatacaagTCAAATCAAAATGTTCTTTGCAGGACTCTGATTTAATTCCACATCCCATCTGCAGAGGGAACAGAGAAAAGGAATGAAGAGTGGCCAGCGAGAAGACGGCTTCTCCCGCACGGTCGAGCCCCACAGCGAGT of Oryctolagus cuniculus chromosome 10, mOryCun1.1, whole genome shotgun sequence contains these proteins:
- the TUBB6 gene encoding tubulin beta-6 chain encodes the protein MREIVHIQAGQCGNQIGTKFWEVISDEHGIDPAGGYVGDSALQLERINVYYNESSSQKYVPRAALVDLEPGTMDSVRSGPFGQLFRPDNFIFGQTGAGNNWAKGHYTEGAELVDSVLDVVRKECEHCDCLQGFQLTHSLGGGTGSGMGTLLISKIREEYPDRIMNTFSVMPSPKVSDTVVEPYNATLSVHQLVENTDETYCIDNEALYDICFRTLKLTTPTYGDLNHLVSATMSGVTTSLRFPGQLNADLRKLAVNMVPFPRLHFFMPGFAPLTSRGSQQYRALTVPELTQQMFDARNMMAACDPRHGRYLTVATVFRGRMSMKEVDEQMLAIQNKNSSYFVEWIPNNVKVAVCDIPPRGLKMASTFIGNSTAIQELFKRISEQFSAMFRRKAFLHWFTGEGMDEMEFTEAESNMNDLVSEYQQYQDATANDGEEAFEDDEEEINE